The proteins below come from a single Edaphobacter acidisoli genomic window:
- the argJ gene encoding bifunctional glutamate N-acetyltransferase/amino-acid acetyltransferase ArgJ, with product MKAAGLPTGFQWGAGKAGIKASGNLDVAVAIAPKMATAAAMFTRNQVVAAPVTVGRRHLAATDGRVGAVLVNAGNANCATGQPGIDACLSTCSAAAETFGCIFDEVFPSSTGIIGVPLPAEKVIAALPKLKDSIGSADEHAELFAQAIMTTDTKKKVARAVVDVDGAEVRIFGAAKGAGMIYPRLGPPHATMLVYIFTDLSATSEELRAALAPAVERSFNCISIDGDTSTNDTVLLLASGASGVKMSDRVREPFENALKLVCASLAHQIVDDGEGVGHVVTLHITGARTEADAKQVATSIAHSPLCKTAWSSADPNWGRLLAAAGYSGVSFNPANVRITIGAQPVFELGVRSEAFNEAAAHAAMSEREYTITIDLGTGHAECRFVTCDLTQEYVKINADYST from the coding sequence TGTTCACCCGCAACCAGGTCGTAGCCGCCCCAGTCACAGTGGGCCGCAGACATCTTGCCGCAACAGACGGGCGCGTAGGCGCAGTGCTGGTCAACGCTGGCAACGCCAACTGCGCCACCGGTCAGCCAGGCATCGACGCCTGTCTCTCCACCTGCTCAGCCGCAGCCGAAACCTTCGGCTGCATCTTCGACGAGGTCTTCCCTTCCTCCACCGGAATCATCGGCGTACCGCTTCCTGCCGAAAAAGTCATCGCCGCTCTCCCGAAGCTCAAAGACTCAATCGGCAGCGCAGACGAACACGCCGAGCTCTTCGCCCAGGCGATCATGACAACCGACACCAAAAAGAAGGTCGCCCGCGCTGTCGTAGATGTCGACGGCGCCGAGGTCCGTATCTTTGGCGCAGCCAAAGGCGCAGGCATGATCTACCCACGCCTCGGTCCGCCACATGCAACCATGCTGGTCTACATCTTCACCGACCTTAGCGCCACCAGCGAAGAGCTCCGCGCCGCATTAGCGCCAGCCGTCGAACGCAGCTTCAACTGCATCTCCATCGACGGTGACACCTCCACCAACGACACCGTGCTTCTCCTCGCCAGCGGTGCCAGCGGCGTCAAAATGAGCGACCGCGTTCGCGAGCCCTTTGAAAACGCCCTCAAGCTCGTCTGCGCTTCGCTTGCCCATCAGATTGTCGACGACGGCGAAGGCGTCGGTCACGTCGTCACGCTCCACATCACAGGAGCCCGCACCGAAGCCGACGCAAAGCAGGTAGCCACATCTATCGCCCATTCACCACTTTGCAAAACAGCGTGGTCCAGCGCCGATCCGAACTGGGGCCGCCTTCTCGCCGCCGCCGGATACAGCGGCGTGTCCTTCAATCCCGCCAACGTGCGTATCACCATCGGCGCGCAACCCGTCTTCGAACTCGGTGTCAGGTCTGAAGCCTTCAACGAAGCCGCCGCCCACGCCGCCATGTCCGAGCGCGAGTACACCATCACCATCGACCTCGGAACAGGCCATGCCGAATGCCGCTTCGTCACCTGCGATCTCACGCAGGAATACGTCAAGATCAACGCCGACTATTCCACTTAG